CAGGGACGCCCGGGACTGGATCAACCCCACGGTCACGCGGTCGTTAGCCATGGCGGAAACCGTACCTTCAAGAGTTCAAGGGACAGGACGGGATGTGTGTACCTCTAACAAACCGACCGCCGAGGGTCCAGTGTCCGACAAACTCGCCGTTGGCTCTTGCGCGCCATCTCCCCTATCCTGTTATCTCCATGATTCGGTTCACACGGTGGGCTCAACCGAACGGTGCGAGGCGATGGCGCAATTGACTCTGGAGCGACTGACCAAGGATTTCGGTACGATCAGGGCCGTCGACGGTGTCACGCTCACGGTCAGGGACGGTGAGTTTCTGGCCTTGCTGGGGCCCTCCGGCTGCGGCAAGACAACGATCCTGCGTCTCATTGCCGGGTTCGAGCGCCCCACGTCGGGCCGCGTACTGTTCGACGAGACGGTAATGTCGGGCCCTGACGTTCACGTGGCGCCGGAGCAACGCCGGGTGGGGATCGTCTTCCAGTCCTATGCGCTGTGGCCGCACATGAGCGTGGCCGACAACGTCGGCTACCCGTTGCGGGTCGCCGGCGTCAATGCCAGGGACCGCGGCGAGCCGGTCCTCGACGCTCTCACGACGGTCGGCCTGGAGAGCCTGGCGGCGCGCCGTCCGGCGGATCTTTCCGGAGGCCAGCGGCAGCGCGTCGCGCTTGCCCGATGCCTGGTCATGAAACCGCGGATTCTTCTGTTCGACGAGCCCCTGGCGAATCTCGACGTGCATCTGCGGGCGGCGATG
The genomic region above belongs to Deltaproteobacteria bacterium and contains:
- a CDS encoding ABC transporter ATP-binding protein, translated to MAQLTLERLTKDFGTIRAVDGVTLTVRDGEFLALLGPSGCGKTTILRLIAGFERPTSGRVLFDETVMSGPDVHVAPEQRRVGIVFQSYALWPHMSVADNVGYPLRVAGVNARDRGEPVLDALTTVGLESLAARRPADLSGGQRQRVALARCLVMKPRILLFDEPLANLDVHLRAAMQDQFVDLHRTTRTTIIYITHDQAEAMAMADRIAVMSDGRIEQTAAPETLYDEPETPMVGNFIGEGVIVEATLTQAPVEGHGRATVFGHDCTVRAGDRVTQGPVRLCLRPEALRPDEGRGFAATVRRTSYRGGIYAVEATAGDAEVPVRLWLRRPPAIGQTLRIAVDDAWVIPSV